In Castanea sativa cultivar Marrone di Chiusa Pesio chromosome 6, ASM4071231v1, a single window of DNA contains:
- the LOC142638974 gene encoding ubiquitin-conjugating enzyme E2 11-like: MAQRSWSELPRDLIDRIFRRHMKIGGKGIEPKDLARCSLVCTTWRSVIANIWGKNLSLLSSPHRPIHMRILAEYQNFQRDPPEGCKVMFVDSLFHWEAIMIGPRSSPYAGGIFLLDIHFSDQHPFKVPKVTFQTKVYHPNVNQQGGLCLETSWRPLMTILHILLVIYARFNDPDPDDPIDFEIAHIYKTQRTQYEERARVWTKKFATASQISAIDWS, from the exons ATGGCTCAACGTTCATGGTCTGAGCTGCCACGAGATCTCATCGATCGTATATTTAGACGCCACATGAAAATAGGGGGGAAGGGGATAGAGCCAAAGGATCTTGCAAGATGTAGCCTTGTCTGTACCACTTGGAGAAGCGTTATTG CTAATATTTGGGGCAAGAATTTATCTTTGTTGAGTTCACCACATAGGCCGATTCATATGAGAATTCTAGCTGAGTACCAGAATTTCCAGAGAGATCCTCCAGAAGGTTGCAAAGTTATGTTTGTTGATAGTCTCTTCCATTGGGAAGCAATCATGATTGGTCCCAGAAGTAGCCCTTATGCTGGTGGAATTTTTCTCTTAGACATCCATTTCTCTGATCAACACCCATTCAAAGTTCCCAAAGTCACGTTCCAAACCAAG GTTTATCACCCGAACGTTAACCAGCAAGGCGGGTTATGTCTTGAGACATCATGGCGGCCGCTAATGACCATTTTACACATTCTCCTAGTAATCTATGCTCGCTTCAATGACCCTGATCCTGATGACCCCATTGATTTTGAGATTGCTCACATATATAAGACTCAAAGAACTCAATATGAAGAAAGAGCAAGAGTTTGGACCAAGAAATTTGCTACTGCAAGCCAGATAAGCGCAATAGATTGGTCATAG